Genomic window (Clostridiales bacterium):
GAAAGCCACATACTGCCTGAAAAAAATGGGGATTATAGCTGAGAAAGGCCGAATAAAGGATGGAATACTATATTGCGTCAAGTAGCAAGGTTATTATCCCATAGAATTTACAAAACTTGAATCTGGCGAATGAGTGTTCAAAATAACATAAGTTCAAATTACGAATCGAAGTTTTTTTATAGAATATATTGACGAATATCGATTTGTGCTGTAATATATTCATATCGATACTTGTAGATGTGAGGTGAGTGAATTGGAAGACACATATGAGAAAACCGCAAGAGTCTTTAAGGCGTTCTGTGACCCAAATCGCCTGATGATCATTGATATGTTGAAACATGGAGAAAAGTGTGCTTGTAATCTTTTAGATAAAATGAATATTTCACAATCAACGTTGTCCCATCATATGAAA
Coding sequences:
- a CDS encoding metalloregulator ArsR/SmtB family transcription factor, which codes for MEDTYEKTARVFKAFCDPNRLMIIDMLKHGEKCACNLLDKMNISQSTLSHHMKILCESGIVNCRRDGKWMYYSLNKKGCETVENLLMEIMKSAVFIDTDEKCDCM